The genomic stretch CATTTCCAATTATGAGAGTGAGCAAGCTGGGCACCTTCTGCTTACGTCGTACCCTTTTTCTACGGAAGTCGTCTTAACAAAAGCAGATATTCAAAAGCAGATTCTGCCTTTCTTCTTAAAAAGTGATCAATTAAATACAGCCTGCAGCAAAATTTATCGAAATGAAATTATTATGGAGCATGACATTGTATTTCCAGCAAAGGTAGCTTTGGGTGAAGATCAAATCTTTAATTTATATTTTTTTAGCCATGCAAAAAGAGCCAAATATATTGATTACACTGGCTATCATTACCGTGAAACAGCCGAGAGTGCAACTCGAAATGTTTCTCAGAAGGATTATTTTCAACGTGCGATTGAGGTGTATACGTCAGAGGTTCCAATCACTTATTTGCATTTAATCGATGAAGCCAGCGTTCAACAATTCAAAGCCATAAGACTGATTCATTGTGTTATGGCCTATATCCATATTTATCTAGAGCCATCGGCTAGTATGCCTTTTAAAGCTAAGCTTGAATATGTCAGAAACATGATTCTGCATAAGGATGTAAGGGAAGCATTGCCCATCTATCTCAATGAAATGAGCATTGAATTAGGCAAGTATCAAAAAATACTATTGTATCTCATGGATCAAAAATCGTTGCTTGGTATTTATTTGATAACGGCCTACAGCAGATTTAGAAATAGAAAGGTGTGGGGATAAAGCGATGAAAATCATGATGTTTGCACATGACGGAAGTCTGAATAGAGGCTGTGAAGCCATTGTCCGTTCTTCTACAGCTATTTTGAAGGAACGGATTAAAGATGCCAAAGTATATTTGGCCTCAGCAAACCCAGAAACCGATCGAATGATAGTTAAGCTCGACGGAATATATGATGGATCTGTGCTGGAAATAAAAAAGTACTCCTATGATTGGTTTCTATCTTCATTAAAGGTAAAGCTATATCAGGATGAATCCTATGCACTAGGGAAAATTCACAACAATATTATTAAAAATATAAAAGAAATGGATGTTTGCTTATCTATTGGCGGCGACAATTATTGTTATGGTGAGCAGCCAGGCTGGTATGAGATTGATAGGCGAGTGAAGGAACAAGGAAAGAAGCTGGTATTATGGGGCTGCTCGATCGGTGAAGAGGATATGTCAGAGAGAAAGCTCGAGGATTTAAAGCTTTTTGATCTTATTTTATCCCGGGAGTCATTAACCTACAATATGCTTGTTGGCAAGGGACTTAACAATGTTAAGCTGTGTGCGGACCCGGCATTTACGATGGAGAAGGAAGAATTGGCATTGCCAAATGGCTGGCAGGAAGGAAATACGGTCGGGCTTAATTTCAGTCCGCTGGTCTGGAAGCGCAATAAGCAGTCACAGGCTGCCGTAGATGAGCTAATTCGGCATATATTGAATAAAACCGATATGACAATTGCTTTAACGCCACATGTGATGATTAACGGCAACAATGATTATGAGCTGTTGAAAAATTACTATGAGGCTTACCAGGATACGGGAAGAGTCATTCTTTTGCCGGATCATTTAACAGCCATTCAATACAAAGGTTATATTGCGAGAATGAGATTTTTTATAGGTGCACGCACACACGCAACGATTGCTGCTTATTCCAACAACGTGCCAACGATGGTGCTTGGCTACAGCGTAAAGTCGAAAGGAATAGCAATGGATATTTTCGGCGAGGAAAAATTGGTGCTTGGCATTGAGGAAATATCAAATGGAGAGCGTCTAATTGCAAAGTTCAATGAGATGCAGCAGGAAGAAGTGGAAATTAGAAATCAGTTAAAGAAAGCTATGCCGCGTATCCAAAAAATGTCCTATAGCGCAGTCGATTATATCAAAGGTCTAGGTTAATGAGGGGAATATGAAAAAAAACCTACTGTTTGTCATGCCAAGCTTATCCTCCGGCGGCGGTGAACGAAGCTTAGTTAATTTATTGAATCAAATAGACTTCGATCAATATAACGTGGATCTCCAGCTGCTGAATGTAGAAGGGCTGTTTATGGAGCTGGTGCCTAAGCAGGTTCGTATTGTTCCAGTAGCTGGAACCTTTCATTTATTTAAGCTAGGTCTTGGTCTATCAGTACAACGCTATTTACGAAGCGGGAATCTCTCACTTGCCTATTATAGATTTATGTTTAGCTTGGAAAATAGAAGAGCCAAAAATGCCTCTATTGGAGAACAGCTTAGTTGGAAGTATATGTCTAAGTCTATGGAGAAATTGAAAAAACATTATGATGCCGCCATCGGATTTTTAGAAAAAACGTCCATTTATTATTGTATTGAAAAGGTGGATGCCGATAAGAAAATTGGCTGGATTCACACCGATTACGATAAATTAGGGATGGATCCGATCCATGATATTAATTATTTTGAAAAATTGGATTACATCGTGACCGTATCCGAGGAGTGTGCCAATACGCTGGAAAGAAATTTCCCGGATCAATCCCACAAGATTAATATTATTCACAATATTGTATCCCCAACCACGATTAGAAGCATGGCAGAGGAACAAGAGCATGATGTTTACGACCGAACCGGAGATGAGCTGATTATTCTGTCGGTTGGAAGACTGACGCCGGAGAAAGGGTTCGATTTGGCCGTAGAGGCGTGTAGAGATCTGCTTAACCGCGGCTATCATGTGAAGTGGAATATTATTGGAGAAGGTGAGGAGAGAGAAAAATTAACGAAGCTAATTGAGGAAAATGGATTAACACAGCACTTCAAGCTGCTCGGCTTAAAGAACAATCCGTATAGCTACATCAAGCAGGCTGATATTTTTGTGCAAACCTCTAAATTTGAAGGGAAATCGATTGCGATAGATGAAGCGAAAATTTTAAATAAACCGATTGTCGTTACTCGTTTCAATACAGCAAAGGATCAAATTAATGATGGCGTGGATGGTCTTATTGTCGATATGAACGCAGCTGCGGTCGCCTCTGGTATTGAAGCTCTCATACAAGACAAGGGACTTGCCAATCAAATTGTTGAGCATTTATCGAGACAAAAGCTAGGGACAGAAGAAGAGATAAAGAAGCTGTACCAACTCCTTGCATAGGTGGACGAAAATGAAAAAAAAAATATTGTTCGTAATGAATAACTTGAATTGCGGCGGAGCAGAGAAGGCATTGATCTCCTTATTCCAGACGATAGATTATTCCAAATACGAGGTCGATCTTTATTTATTTAAGCATGAAGGTATTTTTTACGATAAGATCCCAGAGCAAGTAACAGTGCTTAATGAAAGCAATGATTACAGCTACTTTGACATGTCGATGAAATCGGCGGTTGTAGATTGTTTGAAAAAAGGGAAAATTGGTTTAGCAGCAGCTAGGCTGAAAGCGGGCTTCATCTTTTATACAGAAAAAAATCCAGCTAGATGCGAGCAACGGGTATGGAAGTATCTGTCCAAAGCGCTGCCAAGGCTTGATCAAAGCTATGACGCAGCAATCGGATTCCTTGAGAAGAATCCGGTTTATTTCAGTATTGAGAAGGTTAATGCAGCTGTAAAGCTTGGTTTTATTCATAATGATTATGACAAGCTGGGGATGGACGCAGGTCTGGACATTCCATACTTTGAGCAATTGGATCATCTGATTACGGTGTCGGAAGGCTGTGGAGAAGTACTGATGCAGCGTTTTCCGCACTTTAAACAAAAGGTTAGTGTTATTCATAACATTGTATCGCCTGCCATGATTCATGAAATGTCGGCTGTGAAAACAGAATTTAGGCAAACCAAAGGGATAACGATTGTTTCAATCGGGCGCTTGAATTACCAGAAGGGCTTTGAGCTTGCTATTGAAGCCTGTGGGATATTGGTGAGCAGCGGGCATGACGTTAAGTGGTACGTCGTAGGTGAAGGGGATGACAGGCAGAAGCTGGAGTTGCTTATTGAGGAGCAAGGGCTCGCTCAGCATTTTTATTTAGTGGGAATGAAGGAAAATCCGTACCCTTATATTAAAGAGGCAGATATTTATGTTCAGCCCTCACGATTTGAGGGGAAATCGATAGCCATTGACGAGGCGAAAATTTTGAATAAACCTATTATTCTTACTAATTTTAGTACAGCTAAAGACCAAATTGAGCATAACCACAATGGATTAATTGTTGAGATGAATGCTGCAGCACTGTCAGAAGGAATTGAACTGCTGATCAAGGACAAGGGTCTTAGGGATTCTTTTGCTAATGAGCTTTCAAAGGAATATTTCGGAACCGAGCAGGAAATCGAAAAATTATATGCGCTAATATAATGGTGTAAAGAGGAGCGAATAAGATGCTAGAAATTCTAGCTGCTATTTTGTTGATTATCGTTGCTATTATTGTATGCATTGATGTCATACCCGTTGGAAGGGATTGGCTGAGTAGAATACATATTGGAAGATATAAGGATAAACAGGCATGGAATCAATCCATTACGCATATTGGCGTAAGCTGGCTTAAACATACACCGAAAATTAAAGTAACCGATAACGTGAGACTGGTTGCGATTGATATGCTGAAAGGCAACTATTCGAAGAGCGTTATTCAGCACTGGCAGGAAGCATCCTTGCTGCTAGGACTGTCTGAGCGCTTGAAAAACGGAGCAGATAACGAGCTGAAAAGCAGTGTCGAGCAATATTTAAAAACAAAGTTTGATGAAAACGGACAATGGAGGGAGCCGCCAGTCTATATCGATTCAGCCATTCTTGCTTACGGAGTGATGAAGCTTGATGGGATAGACATAACGAAATATAAGCCAGCGCTGGACAGCATATGGGAGCTAATTCAAGCTCATATCGGTGAGGATGGCACGGTCCAATATCGGAAATTTATGAAGGATTATCGTTATGTCGATACGATTGGCTTCATCTGTCCATTCCTCGTTTCCTATGGAATAAAGTATAACAATGAGGCTTGTGTTCAGCTCGCAGTCAAGCAGCTTGAGCAATATGAACGATACGGTATGCTTGATGGCCATTGTATTCCAAGCCATGCCTACCACACGAAAAATGCGTTGCCGTTAGGATTATTTGGCTGGGGGCGGGGACTTGGCTGGCTAGCGATTGGGTTAATCGATGCCTGGCGTGAATTGCCAGATGGGCATGAGGCAAAGGAAAAGCTAGATCTCTTTGTGAAAAAATTCGCTCGGGCGATTCTTGCTTTCCAAAGGCCAGATGGAAATTGGAACTGGACCGTAACTCGAAACGAGACGAGAGCGGATTCTTCCACCACAGCTACATTAGGCTGGTTTCTGCTGCAAGCCTCACAAATTAACGAGCTTGCTGAACCATGCACCGAGGGAGCAGAGCGAGCGATTCATTATTTAATGAAGGTGACCAGAAGAAACGGCGCGGTAGATTTCTCCCAAGGAGATACAAAGGATATAGGCGTGTACTCTATGCTGTTTAACGTACTGCCCTTTACGCAAGGCTTCTGTATTCGTTTAGTAAATGGACATTCTAAAGCAGTGGGAAGGTAGATATGCTGCTTAATATTCTCATTCCATATAGGAAAGTTGGGTAGGACATAGTGAAGAGGATAATATCATTTGCAAAAGCAAGAATACGTAAATGGATATTGGAGGAACTATGGCTTGATGATTATGTGAAGCTCGGAATGAAAATTGGTGGAAATTGCTCAATACAGCCTGGAGTCATCTTTGATTATTCGCATTGTTGGCTGATTAGCATAGGCAATAATGTTACTATAGCGCCACATGTATACATATTGGCACATGATGCAAGCACTAAATTAATAACTGGATATACTAAAATTGGCTGCGTTACGATAGAAGACGATGTTTTTATTGGTGCAAGAGCAGTCATCATGCCGGGAGTAATATTAGGCAAGGGATCAATAATAGCAGCAGGTAGTGTTGTTACTAAATCGGTAACAGAAGGATGTATTGTAGCGGGGAATCCTGCCAAAGTGATTAGTACTGTTGAGGATTATATCGCGAAATCAAGAAAATTATTAGAAGTGATTCCTAAGTACGATGAAAGCTATACCTTAAGAGGGGAAATATCTAAAGTACAGCGTGAAAGCATGTCCCAAGCCTTGCGAGGAACAAATGGATTTATCAGATAGGAGTATCGTATGAGAGTAAAAAGTTCATTATTAAATATTTCTGTCGGCCTAGGCAATCAGCTCGTAATTACGATATTAAGCTTCGTATCAAGGACTGTTTTCATTAATAGTTTAGGAGTCGAATACTTAGGTATTAATGGTCTATTCACAAGCATACTCGCCATGCTTACCTTGGCAGAGGCTGGCATAGGTTCGAGTATTATCTATAATCTATATAAGCCAGTCGCCAATAATGATAGGCCGAAAATATTAGCTCTAATGAGCTTGTACAAAAAAGCCTATCTTATTATAGCTGGCATTGTGCTGCTGCTTGGTTTAGCGGTAATGCCCTTTTTGGATCTATTTATAAAGGAAACAAGTGTTGAAAATATTAGTATTATCTATTTATTGTTTTTGATTAATACAGCAGTGCCTTATTTATTTGTTTACAAGCATTCCTTTTTGAATGTAAATCAGAAAAACTACATCATCACAGCCGTATTTTCTGTATCAGCTATCATTTCTACCGGTATGAAAATTGCTATTTTGTATTTCACAAAAAACTATATCTTATATTTAGCAATAGAGAGTGCTCTTTCCATTATTACCTCCATAATATTAGTGCTTATTGTAAATAAGCTGTATCCGTTCTTGAAGGAGAAGGTGCAGAGCAAGCTGGACCCGGAGACAAAGGCTAATTTCATCAAAAATATGAAGGCAATTATCCTTCAAAATATCGGTAATTATTTTATATTTGGAGTGGACAGTATACTTATTTCTTCCTTTGTAAGTATTGCTGCTGTAGGCTTGTATTCTAATTATAAAATGCTAATCGATATTTGCCGAACCTTGCTTAATCAAATATTTTCAAATATGTATCATAGCCTTGGCAATTTAATCGCTAAGGAGAGTGCGGCAGCCGTATACCGAATTTTTAAGGTTACGTATTTGCTTAATTTTTGGTTATATTCACTATTGTCCATTGGACTTTATTTATTGATTGATCCGCTAATCGAGATTTGGATCGGGCAAGAGTATCAAATGACGAATATCGTGGTGCTTCTGCTCATCCTATCATTTTATGAACGAGGAATGAGAAACTCATTAACCGCAGTGAAATCGACGGCCGGTATTTTTCATGAGGATCGATTTGCTCCGTTGTTTCAAGCTGTAGTTAATCTCGCGTTATCTCTAGTTCTTGTTCAATATATAGGTATAGCTGGAATATTTATAGGTACATTAGTGAGCGCTCTGCTCGTCCCTTTCTGGTATACCCCATTGCTTGTATACCGTAAGGTATTCAATCAACCAGTAAGACATTATTATTATCACTACGCTCTTTATACTACCTTAGGAATTGCTGCTGGTGGAATCGTGGGTTATGTTATTCATTTTCTGCCGTCTTCTACTATTGCGTGGCTGTTCCTTAAAGGGATAATCTGTCTCTTTATCGTGAATGTTTTTTATATTATCGTGTTTCATCGGACCGAACAATTCAAATATTTGTATAATATTGTTCAAGCACTATTAAGCAAGCTGATGATGAAGAGCACAAGTCTTTGGAATCAGATTAAGCGGCGTAATAGACTAGGCAC from Paenibacillus sp. FSL H8-0548 encodes the following:
- a CDS encoding glycosyltransferase translates to MKKKILFVMNNLNCGGAEKALISLFQTIDYSKYEVDLYLFKHEGIFYDKIPEQVTVLNESNDYSYFDMSMKSAVVDCLKKGKIGLAAARLKAGFIFYTEKNPARCEQRVWKYLSKALPRLDQSYDAAIGFLEKNPVYFSIEKVNAAVKLGFIHNDYDKLGMDAGLDIPYFEQLDHLITVSEGCGEVLMQRFPHFKQKVSVIHNIVSPAMIHEMSAVKTEFRQTKGITIVSIGRLNYQKGFELAIEACGILVSSGHDVKWYVVGEGDDRQKLELLIEEQGLAQHFYLVGMKENPYPYIKEADIYVQPSRFEGKSIAIDEAKILNKPIILTNFSTAKDQIEHNHNGLIVEMNAAALSEGIELLIKDKGLRDSFANELSKEYFGTEQEIEKLYALI
- a CDS encoding glycosyltransferase → MKKNLLFVMPSLSSGGGERSLVNLLNQIDFDQYNVDLQLLNVEGLFMELVPKQVRIVPVAGTFHLFKLGLGLSVQRYLRSGNLSLAYYRFMFSLENRRAKNASIGEQLSWKYMSKSMEKLKKHYDAAIGFLEKTSIYYCIEKVDADKKIGWIHTDYDKLGMDPIHDINYFEKLDYIVTVSEECANTLERNFPDQSHKINIIHNIVSPTTIRSMAEEQEHDVYDRTGDELIILSVGRLTPEKGFDLAVEACRDLLNRGYHVKWNIIGEGEEREKLTKLIEENGLTQHFKLLGLKNNPYSYIKQADIFVQTSKFEGKSIAIDEAKILNKPIVVTRFNTAKDQINDGVDGLIVDMNAAAVASGIEALIQDKGLANQIVEHLSRQKLGTEEEIKKLYQLLA
- a CDS encoding acyltransferase — its product is MKRIISFAKARIRKWILEELWLDDYVKLGMKIGGNCSIQPGVIFDYSHCWLISIGNNVTIAPHVYILAHDASTKLITGYTKIGCVTIEDDVFIGARAVIMPGVILGKGSIIAAGSVVTKSVTEGCIVAGNPAKVISTVEDYIAKSRKLLEVIPKYDESYTLRGEISKVQRESMSQALRGTNGFIR
- a CDS encoding glycosyltransferase; this translates as MNRKLSIVIPVYNAEPHIKRCMESLLKQTLQDYELIFVNDGSTDNSQSIIESYQKSNSQIILVNQENQGVSVARNVGLALAAGEYVGFVDADDDVEHDMYERLYAAAKLGDCDVVISNYESEQAGHLLLTSYPFSTEVVLTKADIQKQILPFFLKSDQLNTACSKIYRNEIIMEHDIVFPAKVALGEDQIFNLYFFSHAKRAKYIDYTGYHYRETAESATRNVSQKDYFQRAIEVYTSEVPITYLHLIDEASVQQFKAIRLIHCVMAYIHIYLEPSASMPFKAKLEYVRNMILHKDVREALPIYLNEMSIELGKYQKILLYLMDQKSLLGIYLITAYSRFRNRKVWG
- a CDS encoding polysaccharide pyruvyl transferase family protein, whose translation is MKIMMFAHDGSLNRGCEAIVRSSTAILKERIKDAKVYLASANPETDRMIVKLDGIYDGSVLEIKKYSYDWFLSSLKVKLYQDESYALGKIHNNIIKNIKEMDVCLSIGGDNYCYGEQPGWYEIDRRVKEQGKKLVLWGCSIGEEDMSERKLEDLKLFDLILSRESLTYNMLVGKGLNNVKLCADPAFTMEKEELALPNGWQEGNTVGLNFSPLVWKRNKQSQAAVDELIRHILNKTDMTIALTPHVMINGNNDYELLKNYYEAYQDTGRVILLPDHLTAIQYKGYIARMRFFIGARTHATIAAYSNNVPTMVLGYSVKSKGIAMDIFGEEKLVLGIEEISNGERLIAKFNEMQQEEVEIRNQLKKAMPRIQKMSYSAVDYIKGLG
- a CDS encoding oligosaccharide flippase family protein, whose translation is MRVKSSLLNISVGLGNQLVITILSFVSRTVFINSLGVEYLGINGLFTSILAMLTLAEAGIGSSIIYNLYKPVANNDRPKILALMSLYKKAYLIIAGIVLLLGLAVMPFLDLFIKETSVENISIIYLLFLINTAVPYLFVYKHSFLNVNQKNYIITAVFSVSAIISTGMKIAILYFTKNYILYLAIESALSIITSIILVLIVNKLYPFLKEKVQSKLDPETKANFIKNMKAIILQNIGNYFIFGVDSILISSFVSIAAVGLYSNYKMLIDICRTLLNQIFSNMYHSLGNLIAKESAAAVYRIFKVTYLLNFWLYSLLSIGLYLLIDPLIEIWIGQEYQMTNIVVLLLILSFYERGMRNSLTAVKSTAGIFHEDRFAPLFQAVVNLALSLVLVQYIGIAGIFIGTLVSALLVPFWYTPLLVYRKVFNQPVRHYYYHYALYTTLGIAAGGIVGYVIHFLPSSTIAWLFLKGIICLFIVNVFYIIVFHRTEQFKYLYNIVQALLSKLMMKSTSLWNQIKRRNRLGTESNK
- a CDS encoding glycoside hydrolase family 88 protein, encoding MLEILAAILLIIVAIIVCIDVIPVGRDWLSRIHIGRYKDKQAWNQSITHIGVSWLKHTPKIKVTDNVRLVAIDMLKGNYSKSVIQHWQEASLLLGLSERLKNGADNELKSSVEQYLKTKFDENGQWREPPVYIDSAILAYGVMKLDGIDITKYKPALDSIWELIQAHIGEDGTVQYRKFMKDYRYVDTIGFICPFLVSYGIKYNNEACVQLAVKQLEQYERYGMLDGHCIPSHAYHTKNALPLGLFGWGRGLGWLAIGLIDAWRELPDGHEAKEKLDLFVKKFARAILAFQRPDGNWNWTVTRNETRADSSTTATLGWFLLQASQINELAEPCTEGAERAIHYLMKVTRRNGAVDFSQGDTKDIGVYSMLFNVLPFTQGFCIRLVNGHSKAVGR